In the genome of Hyalangium ruber, the window CCTCACAGATCCTCCGGCAAACGGGCAGCGCAAGTTATGTGGGCTGTACAGAGGCGGCAAGCGCCCCTTGCGCTCCGCTGTGCAAGGGATAGAACGCCCGACACATCATGCAGAACCTGCGCGACAAATTCCTGAAAGCAGGCCTCGTATCCGAGGATCAGGCCAAAAAGGCAGAGACGAGCGCTCCGGCCCCCCGCCGCTCGCCCTCTCCCCAATCGCAGCGTACCGAGGGCGGTGCGCCCCAGCGGGACGAGCGTCCCCCGCGTCGGGATGACCGTCCCCCGCGCCGGGATGACCGCCCGCCGCGTCGGGATGACCGCCCGCAGGCCCGGGATGACCGAGGCCCTCGGAGGGACGGAGGTCGCCCGCCGCACGGCCGACCGGCTCCTGCCGCCGCGGCCGCGGAGCGCCCGATTCCCAAGCTTCCGCCGATGCCGGGCTCGAAGGAGTACCAGCGCATCGAGTCGAAGAAGCAGGTGGAGTTGGACCGGGCGCTGCGCGAGCTGGTGCTCGGCGGCCAGGTGCCTACCGAGCCGGGAGAGACGGCGTTCTACTTCATGACGCGCAAGGGCAAGCTGCGCCGGTTGGAGCTAAGCCCGAACCAGGCGAAGCAGCTGGAAGACGGCGTCCTGGGCGTGGTGGAGAGACCGGAGCCGGCGCAGATCGAGCACTCGCTGGTGCCGGCGGCGACGGCGGAGCAGATGTTCGCGCTCTCGAAGAAGGCGGTGCGCTTCCTCAACCGCAAGGAGAGCCCCATCGGCTTCATGAGCGATGACGACGTGAAGGCCCAGCAAGAGGCGGAAGCCTCGGGCACGGCGCCGGAGATCGCGGACGAGCCCAAGACCGATGAGCCCGCTACCGAGGCCGAGGCCGCCGTACCGACCGAGGGCGGCACGCCCGAGGCTGGAAGCTCCGAGCCCCAGGCGCAGTAGCTTCTCTGAAAGGCGCCGCGCCCTCTGCCATGCAGAGGGCGCACGCCCCTGCCCCCGTCAGGTAGCGTGCGTGCCATGGGGCTCTACGCGACGGTAACCGCCGAAGTGACGTGTCCACGCTGCGGCGCAGCATCGCCCGGCGAGTGGCAG includes:
- a CDS encoding DUF2058 family protein, with translation MPGSKEYQRIESKKQVELDRALRELVLGGQVPTEPGETAFYFMTRKGKLRRLELSPNQAKQLEDGVLGVVERPEPAQIEHSLVPAATAEQMFALSKKAVRFLNRKESPIGFMSDDDVKAQQEAEASGTAPEIADEPKTDEPATEAEAAVPTEGGTPEAGSSEPQAQ